Genomic segment of Streptomyces longhuiensis:
CAGCTCCGGGTCGTCCGGGGTCTCCTCCGCGGCCAGCGCGATCGCGTTGGTCAGCTGAAGCAGATCGCCGATCGACACGTCCGCGCGCACGGCACCCGCCCGCTGCGCCCTGGACAGCAGGGCCTGGCCCGCCTCGCGCATCGGCATATTGCACCGCGACAGGGCCGAACTGGCGTCGTGCGACGCCGACATGAGGGCCCGTGAGAGCCCGCGGTACTCACCCGCATGAGTGATGATGTCGCGCAGCCATGCCACCAGCGCCGAGCATGGCTGCGGGTCCGCGAGCAGCGCCCGCGAGCGCGCCAGCAGATCGTTCACCGCGTCCTCGAAGACCGCGCTCATCAGCGCGTGCCGGTTCGGGAAGTGCCGGTAGAGCGTCCCGATACCGACGCCCGCGCGCCGCGCCACGTCCTCCAGGGACGCGCCCGTGCCGTGCTCCGCGAACGCCGTACGCGCCTCCGCGAGCAGCCGCTCGTAGTTCCGGCGTGCGTCGGCCCGCATGGGGCGTACGGAAGGGGCCGGGCGGGGCCGGTCCGTCTGGTCCGTGCCGGTCGTCATCGGTCCTCCCTGGTCGTGCGCGCGTTCTCCAGGATGCCTGATCGCGCGACAGCGGGACCACGGACCGAGACAACGCGAACGCCCGGTGGACCGTGTCGTGGTCCGCCGGGCGTTCGCGTCAGGCGTTCGGGGTGCGGATCAGGGTCAGTCCTTGATCTCGCAGATGGTGGCGCCGGAGGTGATGGAGGCGCCGATCTCGGCGTTGAGGCCCTTGATGATGCCGGTGCGGTGGGCGTTGAGGGGCTGTTCCATCTTCATGGCTTCGAGGACGACGACGAGGTCGCCTTCCTTGACTTCCTGGCCTTCCTCGACGGCGATCTTGACGATGGTGCCCTGCATGGGGGAGGCGAGGGTGTCGCCGGAGGCGGCCGGTCCGGACTTCTTCGCGGCGCGTCGTTTGGGCTTGGCGCCGGCGGCGAGGCCGGTGCGGGCCAGGGACATGCCGAGGGAGACGGGCAGGGACACCTCGAGGCGTTTGCCGCCGACCTCGACGACGACGGTCTCGCGGCCGGCTTCCTCGTCGGTGTCGGTGTCGGGGGTGGCCGCGAACGGTTTGATCTCGTTGACGAACTCGGTCTCGATCCAGCGGGTGTGGATGGTGAACGGGTCGCTGGTGAAGGCCGGGTCGGTGACGACGGCGCGGTGGAAGGGGATGGCGGTGGCCATGCCTTCGACCTCGAACTCGGCCAGGGCGCGGGCGGCGCGCTGCAGGGCCTGTTCGCGGGTGGCGCCGGTGACGATCAGTTTGGCGAGCAGGGAGTCCCAGGCGGGGCCGATGACGCTGCCGGTCTCGACGCCGGCGTCCAGGCGCACGCCGGGGCCGGTGGGCGGGGCGAAGCGGGTGACGGTGCCGGGGGCGGGCAGGAAGCCGCGGCCGGGGTCCTCGCCGTTGATGCGGAACTCGAAGGAGTGGCCGCGCAGGGCGGGGTCGTCGTAGCCGAGTTCCTCGCCGTCGGCGATGCGGAACATCTCGCGCACGAGGTCGATGCCGGCGACTTCTTCGGTGACGGGGTGTTCGACCTGGAGGCGGGTGTTGACCTCGAGGAAGGAGATGGTGCCGTCGAGGCCGACGAGGAACTCGACGGTGCCGGCGCCGACGTAGCCGGCTTCCTTGAGGATGGCTTTGGAGGCGGTGTAGAGCTGCTCGTTCTGCGCCGGGGTCAGGAAGGGGGCGGGTGCCTCTTCCACGAGTTTTTGGTGGCGGCGCTGCAGGGAGCAGTCGCGGGTGGAGACGACGACCACGTTGCCGTGGGTGTCGGCCAGGCACTGGGTCTCCACGTGGCGGGGCTTGTCGAGGTAGCGCTCGACGAAGCATTCGCCGCGGCCGAACGCTGCGACGGCTTCGCGTACGGCGGAGTCGTAGAGCTCGGGGACCTCTTCGAGGGTGCGGGCGACCTTGAGGCCGCGGCCGCCGCCGCCGAAGGCGGCCTTGATGGCGATGGGCAGGCCGTGTTCGCGGGCGAACGCGACGACCTCGTCGGAGCCCGATACGGGGTCCGGGGTGCCGGCGACCAGCGGGGCGCCGGCGCGCTGGGCGATGTGGCGGGCGGCGACCTTGTCGCCCAGGTCGCGGATGGCCTGCGGGGGCGGGCCGATCCAGATCAGTCCGGCGTCCAGGACGGCCTGGGCGAACTCCGCGTTCTCCGACAGGAATCCGTAGCCGGGGTGGATGGCGTCCGCGCCCGAGTCCTTGGCGGCCTGCAGCACCTTCGCCATGTCGAGATAGCTGGTGGCCGGGGTGTCACCGCCCAACGCGAACGCCTCGTCCGCCGCCCGGACATGCGAAGCGTCCCGGTCCGGTTCCGCGTAAACGGCAACGCTCGCGATACCGGCATCCCGGCACGCCCGGGCCACGCGGACAGCGATTTCGCCACGGTTGGCGATGAGCACCTTGCGCACGATGGCTCCCTCCTTGAAACAAGCCGAGTTTAGGGACTGCCGACACGGGCTTACGACCCGTCCCCATGAGTGAGCTTGCCCACACGGAGCGCTATTCGAGGCGCGCTCAAGTGGTGAATCCCCTTGTTGCGCCCGGGTACGCAGCCTTCCCTCTTCGAACCCTAGCCCGCCGACGTGGGCTAGGTCTCTGTGCGACGGTGCTGCGGCACTCCGGGATTCTTTGTGGAGTCCCTACGAATGGCCCAATGATTCTTTGCCTTGGGCAGACCCCTTGTCCCGAGGTTTACCCGTTAGTAGCGTTCGCGTTGTCTCGAACGTACTAGGGGTAACAGCAGTCGAAAGTGGGTGGGGTTCCGGTGGCACGCAGACCGGTGGCGTGGGTGGCCGCGATCGTGCTCTTCGCGGAGGCGATCGGTATCGCCCTGCTCAACTGGTTCCTGGGGCTGGTCGTCGACCACCAGGAAATGTCCCTGGCCGGGCTCGACCCCCGCGCCATGTCCGTCTCCGCCTGGATAGCCGGCGCGCTCTTCGGGCTCTATCTCGTACTGTGCGCGATCGTCCTCGTACGCGTGGCCGTGCGCGACCGCGGGCCGGCCGGCTTCGGCCGCATCCTGCTGATCAGCGCGGCCGTCGTGCACGGGCTGCTCGGGGCGTTCAGCATCGGCCTGGTCGGCTGGCTCGCGTTCGTCTTCATGATGGTCGTGCTCGGGCTCATCGTGCTCACGCTGGTCGCCTACGACCGGAAGGAGCAGACGGACGGAGCGGGTGCGGGTGACGCCCCTGCCGGACCGGCCGAGGGCGGCGGGGCGCCGCAGCCCGTCTGATCGGCCCGGGTGGGGCGGCGAGCCGCGTTCAGTCCGCCCACAAGTCCGTGATGTTCACGCCCAGTTGGGCCAGCAGGCGGCGCAGCAACGGCATCGACAGGCCGATCACGTTCCCGTGGTCGCCGTCGATGCCGTCGATGAACGGTGCCGAGCGGCCGTCCAGCGTGAACGCGCCCGCCACGTGGAGCGGTTCGCCCGACGCCACGTACGCGGCGATCTCCGCGTCGCTCGGCTCGCCGAACCGGACCACCGTCGACGCCGTCGCCGACGCGTAGCGGTTCGCCGCCGTGTCGTACACGCAGTGGCCCGTCTGCAGGGTGCCCGCGCGGCCCCGCATCGACTTCCAGCGCGCCGTGGCCTCCTCGGCGTCCGCCGGCTTGCCGAGCGCCTGGCCGTCGATGTCCAGGACCGAGTCGCAGCCGATCACCAGCGCGCCGTGCACCTCCGGCTTCGCCGCGACCACGGACGCCTTCGCCTCCGCCAGCGCCAGGGCCAGTTCGGCCGGGGTGGGGGCGGACACGGCGTCCTCGTCGACCCCGCTGACCAGCACCTCGGGGGCGAGGCCCGCCTGGCGCAACAGGGCCAGCCTGGCCGGGGACTGGGAGGCGAGGACGAGGCGGCGGCGCGGGGTGCTCACGTGGGGATCACTCATGCGGTCAGGGTTCCACATGTGGGCCGCTGGGGGTGCCTCGTCGGGCGACGGGGGGAGGGTGCGGTGTGGTTCAGACGATTCCCAGAACCAGCATGGCTATCACCATCGCCACCGCGAGCACGAAGCCCGCTCGGCGGAGCATCGCCTGGGTTTCGCGCAGCTCCTCGGGGGGCTCGTTCTCGGGGTCTGACCACAGCATGGATCCGATACTGCTGCCCCGGTACGCGGTGCGCCTGAGTACGCGTACTCAGGCGCACCCCCACGTGCGGACTAGGCAGGCCAGTACGTGCGCGCCCAGCTCGTGGGCCCCGGGACCGGGCGGCGCGCCTGCGCCACCCTTGCCGGGTCGGCCCATGCGTCGCGGGTGTGTGCCGCGCCGGGCGGGGTGGTGGCCACCGCCGCGGCGCGGGCCTGGACCACCGCCAGTGCGGCGGCCAGCTCCTCGGGGGTCGGGTTGCCCCGTACGACCTTGATCATCATGACGGCTCCGGTGGGCTCTGCAACGGTTTCTAGAGCGGGATGTTGCCGTGCTTCTTGGGCGGGAGGGTTTCGCGCTTGGTGCGGAGTTGGCGCAGGCCGCGGACGATGTGGGCGCGGGTGTCGGAGGGCATGATGACGGCGTCGATGTAGCCGCGTTCGGCCGCGGTGTAGGGGTTGAGGAGGGTGTCCTCGTATTCCTGGATGAGGCGGGTGCGGGTGGCTTCCCGTTCGGTGTCGGGGGCGGCGGCGATGGTGCGGCGGTGCAGGATGTTGACCGCTCCCTGGGCGCCCATGACGGCGATCTGGGAGGTGGGCCAGGCCAGGTTGAGGTCGGCGCCCAGGTGCTTGGAGCCCATGACGTCGTAGGCGCCGCCGAACGCCTTGCGGGTGATGACCGTGATCAGGGGGACGGTGGCTTCGGCGTAGGCGTAGATGAGCTTGGCGCCGCGGCGGATGATGCCGGTGTGTTCCTGGTCGACGCCCGGCAGGAAGCCGGGGACGTCGACGAAGGTCAGGACGGGGACGTTGAAGGCGTCGCAGGTCCGTACGAAGCGGGCGGCCTTCTCGGAGGCGTCGATGTCGAGGCAGCCGGCGAACTGCATGGGCTGGTTGGCGACGATGCCGACCGGGCGGCCCTCGACGCGGCCGAAGCCGGTGAGGATGTTCGGCGCGAACAGCGGCTGTGTCTCGAAGAACTCGGCGTCGTCCAGGACGTGCTCGATCACGGTGTGCATGTCGTAGGGCTGGTTCGCGCTGTCCGGGACGAGGGTGTCGAGCTCGTCGTCGTCCGCGGTGCGGGCCAGGTCCGCTTCCTCGGGGAACGCCGGGGGCTCGGACAGGTTGTTCGAGGGGAGGTAGGACAGGAGGGTTTTGACGTATTCGATGGCGTCTTTTTCGTCGCCGGCCATGTGGTGCGCGACGCCGGAGTTGGTGTTGTGGGTGCGGGCGCCGCCGAGTTCTTCGAAGCCGACGTCCTCGCCGGTGACGGTCTTGATGACGTCGGGGCCGGTGATGAACATGTGGGAGGTCTGGTCGACCATGATCGTGAAGTCGGTGATGGCGGGGGAGTAGACCGCGCCGCCCGCGCAGGGGCCGACCACGAGGCTGATCTGGGGGATGACGCCGGAGGCGTGGGTGTTGCGGCGGAAGATCTCGCCGTACATGCCGAGCGCCATGACGCCTTCCTGGATGCGGGCGCCGCCGGAGTCGTTGATGCCGATGACGGGGCAGCCCGTTTTGAGGGCGAAGTCCATCACCTTGATGATCTTCTGGCCGTAGACCTCGCCGAGGGCTCCGCCGAAGACGGTGAAGTCCTGGGAGAAGACGGCTACCGGGCGTCCTTCGACGGTGCCGTAGCCGGTGACCACGCCGTCGCCGTAGGGCTTGTTGTCCTGCAGGCCGAAGGCGGTGGAGCGGTGGCGGGCGAATTCGTCGAGTTCCACGAACGAGCTGTCGTCCAGGAGCAGTTCGATGCGCTCACGGGCCGTCAGTTTGCCCTTCGCGTGCTGCTTCTCCACCGCGCGTGCGGAGCCGGCGTGGGTGGCCTCGTCGATCCGGCGCTGCAGGTCCGCGAGCTTTCCCGCGGTCGTGTGGATGTCGATGGCGCTGGACACGTTGGGCTCTTCCGGAACGGACATCGGGATGCGGCTCCCTGGCTGCTCAATGGGGACGTGAGGACGGGACGGGGCGATGTGACGCGGCGGTGCGGGTGCGGCGGAGTGGCGGTGCGGTGTGGCGGTGCGGTGTGGCGGTGCGGTGTGGCGGGTCCGGGGCTGGTGGAGGCCCGGCCCCGTTGCTACTGGCTCGTAGCGTAGTGGCGTGGATACCGTTCGGCAGTGCGGCGTTTACCACACCTAGGGTGGGTTGCATGACGCCCCGAAATGCTTCAGACGATCCTTCCGACGCGAACGACGGTCAGCAGTGGTCGGACCTGGACCGGCCGCCGTTGAACGCCGCCGCCCTGCGGCGCGCCCTCGTGCGCGGAGGGCTCTGGTCCTCCGTCGACGTTGTTCCCGCCACCGGGTCCACCAACTCCGATCTCGTCGCCCTCGCCTTGAGCGGCAAGGCCGAGGAAGGGGCCGTCCTGGTCGCCGAGTCGCAGAGCGCCGGGCGCGGGCGGCTCGACCGGCAGTGGACCGCTCCTGCGCGGTCCGGGCTCTTCTTCTCGGTCTTCCTCAAGCCCGGCGCCGAAGTGCCCGTGGAGCGGTGGGGGTGGCTGCCCCTGCTCACCGGGGTGGCCGTCGCCACGGGGCTCGCGCGGGCCGCCGGGGTCGACACCGCCCTCAAGTGGCCCAACGACCTGCTGGTGAATGTGGACGGCGAGGAGCGCAAGGCCGGGGGCATCCTCGCCGAGCGCGCCGGGGACGGGGTGGTCGTCGGGATCGGGCTCAACGTCTCGCTGCGCGCCGACGAGCTGCCCGTGCCGTTGGCCGGGTCGCTCGCCCTGGCCGGGGCCGCTTCCACCGACCGGGATCCGCTGCTGCGGGCCGTGCTCCGGTCGCTGGAGGAGCGGTTCGTCGAGTGGCGGGCCGCGGGTGGGGATCCTGCGGTGTCGCGGCTTCAGGAGACCTACGCGGCGGGGTGCGCGACGCTCGGGCGGAGTGTGCGGGCCGAGCTTCCTGGAGGGCTTGAGCTTGTGGGGGAGGCGGTCGCCGTGGACGGGGACGGGCGGCTTGTCATCGCCTCCGAGGACGGTGTGCAGCAGCCTGTGGGGGCGGGGGACATCGTCCACCTGCGGGCGGGGGACTGACAGGGTTCCGGTGCGGGCGGGGGCTGACCGGGTTCCGGTACGGGCCGGGGCGGCGCCGGGGTTCGTCCTCGGGCGCGCCGTCGTTCGTCGCGCCGGGGTGTCGTTTCGGTGCGCCGTCGTTGCGGCCGGTTGTCTTTTGGGTGCGGGGCCGCGGAAGCATGTACGTGCTCGCTGTTCCACGGGTGAACGTTGGGCAGTCGATCGCCCGTACGTGGTGCTGGTGGCTCCGCGCGCACATGCCCCCACGTCCCCTCCCGTCTCGTACGCGGCTGTCCGCTCGGTCGGGCTCCCGGCCCTCGGGGCGCGTCGCGTACGCGGCCGACCGTTCGGTGGGGTCCCGGGTTTTGTGCGTGGCTGGTCGGCGGTGGGACTTTCGTTTTGGTCTGCACTTGGCCGGGGGCTCGGGACTCGTGTGTGCTGGGGGAGTGAGCTGCGGCACACCTGCCGTAAAGTTGAGGCCGGTCGATACATGACCGTGGCAGATCGGAAGGGCAGCAGGCGTGACCGTCGACGACTCGGGCTCCGGCGCGGGCAACCCAACCGACATCGGGTCTGTCGAGGAAGGTGCCGGCGGTGAGGACCCGCTTGCCCTCCGTCTCGAAGGGCTCATTCTTGGCGCGGAGCGGCGGTACACGCCTTTCCAGGCCGCGCGCAGCGCCGGTGTTTCCATGGAGCTCGCCTCCCGGTTCTGGCGGGCCATGGGGTTTGCCGACATCGGGCAGGCCAAGGCGCTGACCGAGGCCGATGTGCTCGCCCTGCGGCGTCTTGCCGGTCTCGTCGAGGCCGGGCTGCTCAGCGAGGCCATGGCCGTGCAGGTCGCCCGGTCCACGGGCCAGACCACCGCCCGGCTCGCCGAGTGGCAGATCGATTCCTTCTTGGAAGGGCTCACCGAGCCTCCCGAGCCCGGGATGACCCGCACCGAAGTCACGTACCCCCTGATGGAGCTGCTCCTGCCCGAGCTGGAGGAGTTTCTGGTCTATGTGTGGCGGCGGCAGCTGGCTGCGGCCACCGGGCGTGTGGTGCAGGCCGCCGACGACGAGGAGATGGTGGACCGGCGGCTTGCCGTCGGGTTCGCCGACCTGGTCGGGTTCACGCGGCTCACCCGGCGTATGGAGGAAGAGGAGCTCGGGGAGCTCGTCGAGGCGTTCGAGACCACCGCTGCCGATCTTGTGGCCGCCAACGGCGGGCGGTTGATCAAGACCCTGGGCGACGAGGTCCTGTACGCCGCCGATGACTCGGGGGTCGCGGCCGAGATCGCTCTGCGGCTCATCGAGACCATGGCCAATGACGAGACCATGCCCGAGGTGCGGGTGGGGATGGCCTTCGGGACCGTCACGACCCGGATGGGCGATGTCTTCGGGACGACCGTGAATCTGGCCAGCCGGCTCACCTCGATAGCTCCTCGGGATGCCGTGCTCGTCGACGGCGCGTTCGCCGAGGAGCTGCAGCGGGCCGGTGAGGCGCCCGCGTCCGAGGCCGAGGCCGCCGCTCTCGCCGAGAAGGAGGGCGAGGACGCGCCCTCGTACCGCTTCGCCCTTCAGCCCATGTGGCAGCGGCCCGTGCGTGGTCTCGGTGTCATCGAGCCCTGGCTTCTGACCCGGCGGCCGCTCTAGGATTCTGCCGTTGTTAACTGTCGTTAACCGGGAGGGTCTGTGAGCGAGCGGTTCGGAGAGTTCGTCGAGGTGCGGCGGCACGGCTTTGTCGCCGAGCTCGTTCTCGATCGGCCCAAGGCCATGAATGCCGTGTCCAGTGCCATGGCCGTGAGTGTCGGGGAGGCTTGTGCCTCTCTCGCGGGCGATGCCGGCGCGAGGGTTGTTGTTCTTTCCTCTTCCGCCTCTCGCGCTTTTTGTGTCGGGGCCGATCTGAAGGAGCGGAACTCCTTTTCCGATGCCGAGCTTCTTCGGCAGCGGCCTGTGACTCGGGGGGCCTACGGGGGCGTGCTCGAGCTTCCTATGCCGGTCATCGCCGCTGTGCACGGGTTCGCCCTCGGTGGCGGGTTCGAGCTCGCTCTCGCCTGCGATCTCATCGTGGCCGACGAGACCGCCGTCGTGGGGCTGCCCGAGGTGTCTGTGGGGGTCATTCCCGGTGGCGGCGGTACGCAGCTGCTGCCCCGGCGTGTGGGGGCGGCGAGGGCCGCTGAGCTGATCTTCTCCGCGCGGCGCGTCGAGGCCCGGGAGGCCCTGGAGATGGGGCTTGTCGACCAGGTGGTGGGGGTGGGTGACGATCGTGAGGCGGCGCTCGAGCTGGCGGGGCGCATCGCCGCCAATTCGCCGGTGGGGCTCCGGGCCGCCAAGCGCGCTCTGAGGGTGGGCTACGGGCTGGATCTGCGCGCCGGGCTCGAGGTCGAGGACGCCGCCTGGCGGTCCGTCGCCTTCTCCGGCGACCGGGCCGAGGGTGTCGCCGCCTTCAATGAGAAGCGCGCGCCCCAGTGGCCCGGTGAATGATTATTCCTGGCCTCGTATGGGTCCTGAATGTATCGAGTTAGGCATTTCTTTCCTAATCTTGGCTTATGGGAGAGGAAGTCCGGTTGCGGGCCGTGGTCGCGATGGCGCAGGGGATGGCCGCGGCGCAGTCTCCGCGTGAGTCCTGGCGGGCCGCCGCCCTCGGCGCCTGTCGCGCCCTGTCCGGCACCTTCGCGGCGCTGTCCGTGTGGGAGCGCGAGCGCGGGCGGCTGCGCGTCCTGGTGAACGTGGGGGAGCGCGCCGAGGGTGAGGTCGAGTTCCCCGAGGACGAGGCCTATCCCGTTCACCAGTTCCCCGAGATCACCGAGTTCCTGCACGAGCAGTGGGTGGGCGGGGGTGCTCCGCGCGCCTGGGTCGAGACCGCCGCCGGGACCGTGGAGGGCGGCGGCTACTGCCATCAGCGCGTCGCCGCCCTGCGCCGGCGCGGGCGCGGTTGCTGTGTCGTCGCGCCGATCGTGCTCCATGGGCGCGCCTGGGGCGAGTTGTACGTCGCCCGGCCCGAGGGCACCGAGGTGTTCGGTGCGCAGGATGCCGCCTTCGCCACCGTGCTCGCCTCTGTCGCCGCCGCGGGCATAGCGCAGACCGAGCGGCTCGAGGAGGCGCGGCGGCTCGCCTTCACCGATGCCCTGACCGGGCTCGCGAACCGGCGTGCCGTCGATATGCGCCTCGACGAGGCCATCGAGCGGCATCGCGGCGGGGGCGATGTCGTCTCTCTTGTCGTCTGTGATCTGAACGGGCTCAAGCGCGTCAACGACTCGTTGGGGCACGCGGTCGGCGACCGGTTGCTGGAGCGGTTCGGGTCCGTTCTCTCGCTGTGCGGCGCGATGTTGCCGGGGGCGCTGGCCGCGCGGCTGGGGGGTGACGAGTTCTGTCTGGTGGCGGTGGGGCCCGAAGCCGATGACGTGGTGCGGGCGGGCGAGGAACTGTGCTTGCGTGCCTCCGAGTTGGAGCTCGGGGACGGGGTCGCCTGCGGGATCGCCTCCACCGGTGACCCGATCGGTGAGGTGCTCAGTGCGCGGCGGCTCTTCCGGCTTGCCGATGCCGCCCAGTACCGGGCCAAGGCGCTGCGGGCCGTGAAACCCGTCGTCGCCGGGAGGGACGGGCCCGACGATCCCGTCGTGCGCCTTGCCGACTCGCCTCCGCCCGCCGTCGGCGACAGTGAGCGGCGCCGGCTCCGGGGGCGGGACGTGGGGGCGTAAGGGGCTCATCCCGAACTCGGTCGTGACATTAGGCTCTTCACCTCGTACGCTCCTGAATATGGATATGCACACTGTGGTGGTGGGGACGTCCGGCGTCAGCGCGGCGGATGTCGTCGCCGTGGCGCGGACGAATGCCCGGATCGAGCTCTCCGAAGAGGCGGTGGCCGCACTTGCCTCGGCCCGCGCGGTCGTGGACGCGCTGGCCGCGAAGCCCGAGCCCGTGTACGGGGTCTCCACCGGGTTCGGCGCGCTCGCCACCCGGCACATCAGCCAGGAGCTGCGGGCTCAGCTGCAGCGGAACATCGTCCGCTCGCATGCGGCGGGAATGGGCCCGCGCGTCGAGCGGGAAGTCGTGCGCGCGCTCATGTTCCTGCGGCTGAAAACCGTCTGCTCCGGGCACACCGGTGTGCGGCCCGAGGTCGCGCAGACCATGGCCGACGTGCTCAACGCCGGGATCACGCCCGTCGTGCACGAGTACGGGTCCCTCGGGTGCTCCGGCGACCTCGCGCCGCTCAGCCACTGCGCCCTGACGCTGATGGGCGAAGGCGACGCCGAGGGGCCCGACGGTGTCGTCGCCCCCGCCGGCGAGCTGCTCGCCGCCCACGGCATCGCGCCCGTCGAGCTGCGCGAGAAGGAGGGTCTCGCCCTTCTGAACGGCACCGACGGCATGCTGGGCATGCTCGTCATGGCGCTCGCCGACCTCGAGAACCTGTACAAGTCCGCCGACATCACCGCCGCCCTGTCGCTCGAGGCGCTGCTCGGCACCGAGAAGGTCCTCGCGCCCGAGCTGCACGCCATCCGGCCGCACCCCGGCCAGGGCGCCAGCGCCGCCAACATGCTGGCCGTGCTGAAGGGTTCGGAGCTCACCGGGCACCACCAGGACGACGCGCCGCGCGTGCAGGACGCGTACTCCGTGCGCTGCGCCCCGCAGGTCGCCGGGGCCGGGCGGGACACCATGGCCCACGCGCGGCTCGTCGCCGAGCGCGAGCTGGCGTCCGCCGTGGACACCCCGTCGTGCTGCCGGACGGGCGTGTGGAGTCGAACGGCAACTTCCATGGCGCGCCCGTGGCCTACGTGCTCGACTTCCTCGCCATCGCCGCCGCCGACCTCGGGTCCATCGCCGAGCGGCGCACCGACCGCCTGCTCGACAAGAACCGGTCCCACGGGCTGCCGCCGTTCCTCGCCGACGACGCGGGCGTCGACTCCGGCCTGATGATCGCCCAGTACACGCAGGCCGCCCTGGTCAGCGAGATGAAGCGGCTCGCCGTGCCCGCCTCCGCGGACTCCATCCCGTCCTCCGCCATGCAGGAGGACCATGTGTCGATGGGCTGGTCCGCCGCCCGCAAGCTGCGTACCGCGATCGACAATCTGACGCGGATCGTCGCCGTCGAGCTGTACGCGGCCTCGCGCGGCATCGAGCTGCGGGAGGGCCTCACGCCCGCTCCCGCCTCGCGCGCCGTGATCAATGCCGTACGGGCCGCGGGAGTTCAGGGTCCCGGCCCCGACCGGTTCCTCGCTCCCGATCTCGCGGCCGCCGACGCCTTCGTGCGCGGCGGGCACCTCGTCGCGGCCGTGGAGCCCGTCACGGGGCCGCTGGCCTAGGGCCTCTCGTTCGGATCAGGCCGGGCTCGCGGCGCCTGATCCGAAAGGCCGTAGGGGTCACGGGGAAGCACGGGCGGGCCGCACCCTCGGGGTGCGGCCCGCCCTTCGTCGTTCAGAAGGCCGACTCGCGGCTCTTCCTGGCCGAGTACGTCAGGAAGCCCGCGCCGATCCCGAGGAACGCCGAGCCGCCGATCACGTACGGCGTCGTGTCGACCGTTCCCGTGTCGGCCAGGCGCAGTTGGTCCTCGGACTGCGCGTGCACCGCTGTCGCGGTCTGCTGCTGATCTGCCTCCGCTGTCTTCTCGGGCGTCGCGGTGGCGGACGGAACGAACCACAGAGCAGCCAGGAGTGTCCCGGCGGCAGTGGCGGTGAGCAGCGATCGTCGTGCGACGGACACGGAATCGATCCCCCTTGTGGAGCTGGCGAATTGGCCGTGTGAGGCGATGTTAGTGAAAGGTGCGGGTCACACGAAAGTCGCGGGTGGGGTGAGGCATACGCTCCGTCGCATGAGCACCCCTGAGACATCACGATTTGTTCGGCTCCGCGTTGAATTGGTCCTGGAGATCGAGGACTCCGCCGCCATCACCGGGGCCGCGTTGCAGCGCATCGCCGAGGACGACGACATGGCGGCCGACGAGCGGACCCACGCCGAGGCCGCCGTCAACGAGGACGAGGCCGAGGCACTCGCCTATCTGGTCGACCCGTTCGACCTGGTCAGCGAGGTGCCCGGGGCGGAGCTCGTGCAAGCCTCCTGGTCCAGCGAACAGGTCGACTACGATCCTGATTCGCCCGACTGGGACCTCGACGTGGATGATGACGACTCCGGCGACGCTCTCGACGCGGACGACTAGCGCGAGATGCGGGGCCGGATCGGACCGCACGGACTCGGGACCCCGGGTGGCAACCGCCGGCCGGGGTTTCCTCGTCCCACAGGGGGTAACAGGAGAGTCCCGTTACCACTGGTGCATGCCTGGTCACGGGAGTTCCGACGTGTCATCCCCCACATCGGGGACGGAAAAGGGACGGGACGAACCGGTCATGGCGTTACATGGGCCATTGGGGATTTCCGCTTTGCGAGGATCGGGGCCTGTCAGGGGCCTTCCGGGGCTGTTGGGGGAATTGGCGACGATGGAGGATGCGTGTGATG
This window contains:
- a CDS encoding enoyl-CoA hydratase/isomerase family protein, whose translation is MSERFGEFVEVRRHGFVAELVLDRPKAMNAVSSAMAVSVGEACASLAGDAGARVVVLSSSASRAFCVGADLKERNSFSDAELLRQRPVTRGAYGGVLELPMPVIAAVHGFALGGGFELALACDLIVADETAVVGLPEVSVGVIPGGGGTQLLPRRVGAARAAELIFSARRVEAREALEMGLVDQVVGVGDDREAALELAGRIAANSPVGLRAAKRALRVGYGLDLRAGLEVEDAAWRSVAFSGDRAEGVAAFNEKRAPQWPGE
- a CDS encoding GGDEF domain-containing protein: MGEEVRLRAVVAMAQGMAAAQSPRESWRAAALGACRALSGTFAALSVWERERGRLRVLVNVGERAEGEVEFPEDEAYPVHQFPEITEFLHEQWVGGGAPRAWVETAAGTVEGGGYCHQRVAALRRRGRGCCVVAPIVLHGRAWGELYVARPEGTEVFGAQDAAFATVLASVAAAGIAQTERLEEARRLAFTDALTGLANRRAVDMRLDEAIERHRGGGDVVSLVVCDLNGLKRVNDSLGHAVGDRLLERFGSVLSLCGAMLPGALAARLGGDEFCLVAVGPEADDVVRAGEELCLRASELELGDGVACGIASTGDPIGEVLSARRLFRLADAAQYRAKALRAVKPVVAGRDGPDDPVVRLADSPPPAVGDSERRRLRGRDVGA
- a CDS encoding adenylate/guanylate cyclase domain-containing protein; its protein translation is MTVDDSGSGAGNPTDIGSVEEGAGGEDPLALRLEGLILGAERRYTPFQAARSAGVSMELASRFWRAMGFADIGQAKALTEADVLALRRLAGLVEAGLLSEAMAVQVARSTGQTTARLAEWQIDSFLEGLTEPPEPGMTRTEVTYPLMELLLPELEEFLVYVWRRQLAAATGRVVQAADDEEMVDRRLAVGFADLVGFTRLTRRMEEEELGELVEAFETTAADLVAANGGRLIKTLGDEVLYAADDSGVAAEIALRLIETMANDETMPEVRVGMAFGTVTTRMGDVFGTTVNLASRLTSIAPRDAVLVDGAFAEELQRAGEAPASEAEAAALAEKEGEDAPSYRFALQPMWQRPVRGLGVIEPWLLTRRPL